In Palaemon carinicauda isolate YSFRI2023 chromosome 21, ASM3689809v2, whole genome shotgun sequence, the following proteins share a genomic window:
- the LOC137615362 gene encoding uncharacterized protein: MPVVTTKTVFAVGLVVFAVFQMGYGLKCYSGVDDLMIEIPCIGGSCLRDEINSQYGDAVSYDCYPRKVAENCTTYLLGGDSLIECFCNTDLCNSSGVTTLALPLLLGSLLLKLFM; encoded by the exons AT GCCTGTGGTCACTACGAAGACAGTGTTCGCTGTTGGTCTGGTGGTATTTGCCGTCTTCCAGATGG GTTATGGCTTGAAATGCTACTCAGGAGTTGATGACCTAATGATAGAAATACCATGTATAGGGGGATCATGCTTGAGGGATGAAATTAATTCAC AATATGGAGACGCTGTATCATATGACTGTTATCCAAGGAAAGTTGCTGAAAATTGTACCACTTACTTATTGGGTGGAGACTCCCTCATCGAGTGTTTTTGCAACACTGATTTATGCAATAGTTCTGGTGTAACAACCTTGGCTCTACCTCTCCTCCTGGGATCCCTCCTCCTAAAGTTGTTTATGTGA
- the LOC137614725 gene encoding uncharacterized protein, translating into MISLSKSKWFVVSLVVIVFFQIGDCIQCFEGNLTAVKNISCSGSCRKFVMEGGSEDSTEYTCCPEKKPNNCTVKVSDKVTTTDCYCSEDLCNSSRMVALALPFLLGSLFVKMIL; encoded by the exons AT GATCTCTTTATCGAAGTCGAAATGGTTCGTCGTGTCTCTGGTGGTAATTGTGTTCTTCCAGATTG gGGACTGCATCCAATGTTTCGAAGGAAACCTGACTGCAGTTAAGAATATTTCTTGTTCAGGTTCATGCAGGAAATTCGTCATGGAAGGAG GTTCAGAGGATTCAACGGAGTACACCTGTTGTCCCGAAAAGAAACCTAATAACTGTACTGTCAAGGTAAGCGATAAGGTCACCACCACGGATTGCTATTGCAGCGAAGACTTGTGCAACAGTTCGCGGATGGTCGCCTTGGCTCTCCCGTTCTTACTGGGGTCACTCTTCGTGAAGATGATTCTTTAA